The proteins below are encoded in one region of Halobaculum roseum:
- a CDS encoding CbiX/SirB N-terminal domain-containing protein, with translation MSSETAPTPSTLSNEAVLLVGHGSRREKSNEQVRTLAADLESRLGIPVDAAFLELASPAIDEAVAGLAGAVSRVSVVHLSLFAASHVKNDVPLAVKRARADHPDLEIRNGAHLGVHPAILDMLDERARAVERELGVDRADDEVAIVLCARGSSDPDANADVHKLARLLYEGRDFDDVRATFIGVTEPTLDETLHAVARERPDAVVVLPYMLGDGVLTGRIKDGAEEFDDEYPYVAAAPGEPLGTDPRLLDVLSDRWQEARTGSVEMSCDTCKYKVELDGYEADEGGARAMLRALTHSAAHADRENVDDDPHAHDAPAHHVAVCTNQTCAADGSPAVLERLRQAVRDSDACDACVTRTSCLDQCGDGPMVAVYPDGVWYGGVEEADADRIVSSHLDRERIVSDLVHDTLQ, from the coding sequence GTGAGCAGCGAGACCGCCCCAACCCCCTCGACGCTGTCGAACGAGGCGGTGCTGCTCGTGGGGCACGGCTCCCGGCGCGAGAAGTCGAACGAACAGGTGCGCACGCTCGCGGCCGACCTGGAGTCTCGGCTGGGAATCCCGGTCGACGCGGCGTTCCTCGAACTCGCGTCGCCGGCCATCGACGAAGCGGTCGCGGGCCTCGCGGGCGCCGTCTCCCGGGTTTCGGTCGTCCACCTGTCGCTGTTCGCCGCGAGCCACGTGAAAAACGACGTGCCGCTGGCCGTGAAGCGGGCTCGCGCCGACCACCCGGATCTGGAGATCCGAAACGGCGCGCATCTCGGGGTCCATCCGGCGATCCTCGACATGTTGGACGAACGCGCCCGCGCCGTCGAGCGCGAGCTGGGCGTCGACCGCGCGGACGACGAGGTGGCGATCGTGCTGTGCGCCCGCGGCTCCTCTGACCCCGACGCCAACGCGGATGTGCACAAGCTCGCTCGCTTGTTGTACGAGGGACGGGACTTCGACGACGTGCGCGCCACCTTCATCGGCGTGACCGAGCCGACGCTGGACGAGACGCTCCACGCCGTCGCCCGCGAGCGACCCGACGCCGTGGTCGTCCTCCCGTACATGCTCGGCGACGGCGTCCTCACGGGTCGTATCAAGGACGGCGCCGAGGAGTTCGACGACGAGTACCCGTACGTCGCCGCGGCTCCGGGTGAGCCCCTCGGCACGGACCCTCGTCTGCTCGACGTCCTCTCGGACCGCTGGCAGGAGGCGCGTACGGGGAGCGTCGAGATGTCCTGTGACACCTGCAAGTACAAGGTGGAACTCGACGGCTACGAGGCCGACGAGGGCGGCGCGCGGGCGATGCTGCGCGCGCTGACCCACAGCGCGGCTCACGCCGACCGCGAGAACGTCGACGACGATCCGCACGCTCACGACGCCCCCGCCCACCACGTCGCCGTCTGCACGAACCAAACGTGCGCGGCCGACGGTTCGCCGGCGGTCCTCGAGCGACTCCGGCAGGCCGTCCGTGACTCCGACGCCTGCGACGCGTGCGTCACCCGAACATCCTGTCTCGATCAGTGCGGCGACGGCCCGATGGTGGCCGTCTACCCCGACGGCGTCTGGTACGGCGGCGTCGAGGAAGCCGACGCCGACCGCATCGTCTCCTCGCACCTCGACCGCGAGCGCATCGTCTCCGACCTCGTCCACGACACGCTACAATAA
- a CDS encoding DUF3209 family protein, whose protein sequence is MSCLELEALRLGLMTVLGTDDRAAREHAEKELEGELEGPIEGLATAETLDGLRRHLDAALVDLEEQVATLDDNDPEADYVRGRLVAVRDAERSLARLATHGEGLLDGLGETHHDLHDAFPVED, encoded by the coding sequence ATGAGCTGCCTCGAACTCGAAGCCCTGCGACTCGGCCTGATGACCGTCCTCGGCACCGACGACCGCGCCGCCCGCGAACACGCCGAGAAGGAACTGGAAGGTGAACTGGAGGGCCCCATCGAGGGCCTCGCGACCGCCGAGACGCTCGACGGCCTCCGGCGACACCTCGACGCCGCGCTCGTCGATCTGGAGGAACAGGTCGCGACCCTCGACGACAACGATCCCGAGGCCGACTACGTCCGCGGGCGGCTCGTCGCCGTCCGCGACGCCGAGCGGAGCCTCGCGCGCCTCGCGACCCACGGCGAGGGCCTGCTCGACGGTCTGGGCGAAACCCACCACGACCTACACGATGCCTTCCCCGTCGAAGATTGA
- a CDS encoding transcriptional regulator, whose protein sequence is MPSPSKIDAASDGRESPAPAVAVDTHAAVSLGDVDPCGSRQRGRRSAVALTDDLVVVGTTDGDLRAFERGAGNGDDAVGPERWRRSGEEAVVAMTPFDGDVLAGTRGERGTIVLIDADGTERWRVDGAADVGPPAKETRFWLPFVAALATDGSRAYAAVRRYERRDTADDSTADDADGEEGEDGEDDADGSDGPVRRFESAVYAFDPDGTVRWKYAARASPIALATDGDRVAVSYNRCPEPEAHRDGLVVLDAEHGDERLRWDPRYAADAAAPAEADRAVGDVALTPDGYAVTSHADRRGYLLDGDGSVTARLDLGATVEREPTGETDDGEPERVYAYPNHVIANDGVVAFVLGNTFPEAGRETAARHPAEHTAVGVSPDGTERWRASVGGFAHQVASADGTLAVPTAQHFRDRDPAVHGVRLLDLADGSTTTLRTDGVATAVGVAEAGVAAVEEPVTYHDGVADGHGAYRLHGWGR, encoded by the coding sequence ATGCCTTCCCCGTCGAAGATTGACGCGGCCAGCGACGGGCGGGAGTCGCCCGCTCCCGCCGTCGCGGTCGACACCCACGCCGCGGTCTCGCTCGGCGATGTCGATCCCTGCGGTTCGCGCCAGCGGGGTCGGCGCTCGGCGGTCGCGCTGACGGACGACCTGGTCGTCGTCGGGACCACGGACGGCGACCTCCGGGCGTTCGAGCGGGGGGCAGGGAACGGCGACGACGCGGTCGGACCCGAACGCTGGCGCCGCTCAGGCGAGGAGGCGGTCGTCGCGATGACGCCGTTCGACGGCGACGTCCTCGCGGGCACGCGCGGCGAGCGCGGCACGATCGTCCTCATCGACGCCGACGGAACCGAACGCTGGCGCGTCGACGGCGCCGCGGACGTGGGACCGCCGGCGAAGGAAACACGGTTCTGGCTCCCGTTCGTGGCCGCGCTGGCGACCGACGGATCGCGGGCCTACGCGGCCGTCAGGCGCTACGAGCGACGCGACACGGCCGACGACTCGACGGCGGACGACGCCGACGGGGAGGAGGGGGAGGACGGTGAGGACGACGCGGACGGGTCGGACGGACCCGTCCGTCGGTTCGAGAGCGCCGTCTACGCGTTCGATCCCGACGGAACCGTCCGGTGGAAGTACGCCGCACGAGCCTCGCCGATCGCCCTCGCGACCGACGGCGACCGGGTCGCGGTGTCGTACAACCGCTGCCCGGAGCCGGAGGCCCACCGCGACGGGCTGGTCGTCCTCGACGCCGAGCACGGGGACGAGCGGCTCCGATGGGACCCGCGTTACGCGGCGGACGCGGCAGCCCCAGCCGAGGCCGACCGTGCCGTCGGTGACGTGGCGCTGACGCCAGATGGCTACGCCGTCACGAGTCACGCCGACCGGCGTGGGTACCTCCTCGACGGAGATGGATCGGTGACGGCAAGGCTCGACCTGGGCGCGACAGTCGAGCGAGAACCGACGGGCGAGACCGACGACGGGGAGCCCGAGCGGGTGTACGCGTACCCGAACCACGTCATCGCGAACGACGGCGTTGTCGCGTTCGTCCTCGGCAACACCTTCCCGGAGGCCGGCCGCGAGACCGCTGCCCGCCACCCGGCGGAACACACCGCCGTCGGCGTCTCCCCGGACGGGACCGAGCGGTGGCGCGCTTCAGTCGGGGGGTTCGCTCACCAGGTTGCGAGCGCCGACGGAACGCTGGCGGTGCCGACGGCACAGCACTTCCGTGACCGCGACCCGGCCGTCCACGGCGTTCGATTACTCGATCTCGCGGACGGATCGACGACCACGCTTCGGACGGACGGTGTCGCCACGGCGGTCGGGGTTGCCGAAGCGGGGGTCGCCGCCGTCGAGGAGCCGGTCACGTACCACGACGGCGTCGCCGACGGGCACGGGGCCTATCGGCTCCACGGCTGGGGGCGATAG
- a CDS encoding ATP-binding protein: MFDEGRATGPSTPDAAFGDVVGQAELKRALVTVGAHDALSGLLVRGEKGTGKSTLARALAGALPERRVAADCPFGCPPNDRSRQCPECRRRASVPVATRPAPFVTLPLGATREAVVGSLSVADALDGEASFEPGLLARANRGVLFVDEVNLLDDHLVDVLLDAAASGVNTVERDGVSRSHPAEFTLVGTMNPEEGDLRPQLRDRFDLAVEVTGLRDTADRVAVVDRALGVDNGAEDASGPDGDGPASDGTTPDVTIRDPVAAVAGTRERLPTVDLPDSFVRRIVETCRDAGLDGHRGDIAAARCARALAALDERSHVIEGDIRTALSWALPHRLRSDPFEDAPDAEELIDDSLGDGDDQGRDGDGSGGDADRSDSEADSGDADSPDLDGPDTGDGEPRDSDANDSPGSEPERADASATEGSSAADVPDPSDTDEGPADGRESADDDGDESAEEATPIVPGSARADVGDAAAPEVDAPDTDPEQSSDGAGGRGDAAPSANGRGARVRTERADPTAGDRVDAGASVRAAARRGSDRVASRDLRRSVRAGDAETLVCFVVDASASMRGPMRAAKGVAVQLLRDSYEHRDAVALVGVAGDSPEVLLPPTDDVGRAARHLKDLPTGDRTPLSAGLGTAAEVCVRADPEAALAVVVTDGGANGSERPTAAVREAAERLREAVDRTLVVDAGELEGVVPTLVEACGGDRVPLSALSADRVDRAADAAGRD, encoded by the coding sequence GTCGGCGCGCACGACGCCCTGTCGGGTCTGCTCGTGCGCGGCGAGAAGGGGACTGGGAAGTCGACGTTGGCGCGCGCGCTGGCTGGGGCGCTCCCCGAGCGACGCGTCGCCGCCGACTGCCCGTTCGGCTGCCCCCCGAATGACCGCTCCAGGCAGTGCCCCGAGTGTCGCCGGCGCGCGAGCGTGCCCGTCGCGACGCGTCCGGCGCCGTTCGTCACGCTGCCGCTGGGTGCGACCCGCGAGGCCGTCGTCGGCTCGTTGTCGGTCGCGGACGCCCTCGACGGCGAGGCGTCGTTCGAGCCCGGACTGCTCGCGCGCGCCAACCGCGGCGTGCTGTTCGTCGACGAGGTGAACCTCCTCGACGACCACCTCGTCGACGTGCTGCTGGACGCCGCCGCCTCCGGCGTCAACACCGTCGAGCGCGACGGCGTCTCGCGGAGCCACCCGGCGGAGTTCACCCTCGTCGGGACGATGAACCCCGAGGAGGGAGACCTCCGACCCCAACTGCGCGACCGGTTCGACCTCGCCGTCGAGGTGACCGGCCTGCGCGACACCGCGGACCGCGTCGCCGTCGTGGACCGGGCGCTCGGCGTCGACAACGGGGCCGAGGACGCCTCGGGGCCCGACGGGGACGGGCCGGCATCCGACGGGACGACACCCGACGTGACGATCCGGGACCCCGTGGCGGCCGTGGCCGGGACCCGCGAACGGCTTCCGACGGTGGACCTCCCGGATTCGTTCGTCCGCCGGATCGTCGAGACGTGTCGCGACGCCGGGCTCGACGGTCACCGGGGCGACATCGCGGCCGCGCGGTGCGCTCGGGCGCTGGCTGCGCTCGACGAGCGTTCCCACGTCATCGAGGGCGATATCCGGACGGCGCTCTCGTGGGCGCTCCCCCACCGTCTGCGGAGCGATCCCTTCGAGGACGCCCCCGACGCCGAGGAGCTGATCGACGACAGCCTCGGCGACGGCGACGATCAGGGGCGGGATGGTGACGGTTCGGGGGGAGACGCCGACAGATCCGATAGCGAGGCGGACTCGGGCGACGCCGATTCGCCGGACCTCGACGGACCCGACACCGGCGACGGTGAGCCACGGGACAGCGACGCGAACGACTCCCCGGGATCCGAGCCGGAACGGGCCGACGCCTCCGCAACGGAGGGATCCTCCGCGGCGGACGTGCCCGACCCTTCGGACACCGACGAGGGACCCGCGGACGGCCGCGAGAGTGCCGACGACGACGGGGACGAGAGCGCGGAGGAGGCGACGCCGATCGTTCCCGGGTCGGCCCGGGCGGATGTCGGCGACGCGGCCGCACCGGAGGTCGATGCTCCCGACACCGATCCCGAACAGAGTTCCGACGGCGCCGGCGGCAGAGGCGACGCCGCGCCGAGCGCGAACGGCCGCGGCGCGCGGGTGCGCACCGAGCGGGCAGATCCGACCGCAGGCGACCGCGTCGACGCCGGCGCGTCCGTCCGGGCGGCCGCTCGCCGGGGCAGCGACCGGGTGGCGTCGCGGGACCTTCGTCGGTCGGTCCGCGCCGGCGACGCCGAGACGCTGGTGTGTTTCGTCGTCGACGCCTCGGCGTCGATGCGCGGCCCGATGCGGGCGGCGAAGGGCGTCGCCGTCCAGCTGCTGCGGGACTCCTACGAACACCGCGACGCGGTCGCGCTCGTCGGCGTCGCCGGCGACTCCCCGGAGGTGTTGCTGCCGCCGACAGATGACGTGGGGCGAGCGGCCCGTCACCTCAAGGACCTCCCGACGGGCGACCGCACGCCGCTGTCCGCCGGCCTCGGCACCGCAGCCGAGGTGTGCGTCCGCGCGGACCCGGAGGCGGCGCTCGCGGTCGTCGTCACCGACGGCGGTGCGAACGGGAGCGAGCGGCCGACCGCAGCGGTCCGGGAGGCCGCCGAGCGGCTCCGGGAGGCCGTCGACCGGACGCTCGTGGTTGACGCCGGCGAACTGGAGGGAGTCGTGCCGACGCTGGTCGAGGCCTGCGGCGGCGATCGCGTCCCGCTGTCTGCGCTGTCGGCCGACCGTGTCGACCGGGCGGCGGACGCTGCCGGACGGGACTGA